In Caproiciproducens sp. NJN-50, the following are encoded in one genomic region:
- a CDS encoding Fic family protein, with the protein MEQYDEAVRLWQSYRITSEADLDKHLDSFRILFAYHSGKIENEEITYHDTREIFENGRVSNYTGNPRALFEQQNQKICYEFLKEKIVQKAPLSLELIREIHRILTGGTYDERRYVENGERPGEFKKHDYVTGVYEVGSPAESVGSDLLELLDEVNAYNEKEVLKAAAYLHAKFEFIHPFADGNGRVGRTLLNYYLMIHGHPPLIVYDEDKRLYYDCLQKYDEAEELKPLFEFLKYETGKTWGKALHLSEGQKPERKTLNDFTPKM; encoded by the coding sequence TTGGAACAGTACGATGAGGCGGTCCGGCTCTGGCAGTCCTATCGAATTACTTCCGAGGCTGATCTGGACAAACATCTGGACAGCTTCCGAATCCTTTTCGCTTACCATTCCGGAAAGATCGAGAATGAGGAAATCACCTATCACGACACCAGAGAGATCTTTGAAAACGGCAGGGTGTCCAATTATACCGGAAATCCGCGCGCGTTGTTCGAACAGCAGAATCAGAAGATCTGCTATGAATTCCTGAAGGAGAAGATCGTCCAAAAAGCGCCGCTGAGCCTGGAACTGATCCGGGAGATCCACCGTATCCTGACGGGCGGCACCTATGACGAACGGCGTTATGTTGAGAACGGAGAGAGGCCCGGCGAGTTCAAGAAGCACGATTATGTCACCGGAGTATACGAGGTCGGCTCACCGGCGGAGAGCGTGGGGAGCGACCTTCTGGAGCTTCTTGATGAGGTCAATGCCTATAACGAAAAGGAGGTCCTGAAGGCCGCCGCATATCTGCACGCCAAATTCGAGTTCATCCATCCCTTCGCGGACGGAAACGGCCGGGTCGGTCGTACCCTCCTAAACTATTATCTGATGATTCACGGCCACCCGCCTCTGATCGTTTACGATGAGGACAAGCGGCTATATTACGACTGCCTGCAAAAATATGACGAAGCAGAGGAACTGAAGCCGCTGTTCGAGTTCCTGAAATACGAGACCGGAAAGACTTGGGGAAAGGCTCTGCATCTCAGTGAAGGACAAAAGCCGGAGCGCAAAACCCTGAACGATTTCACGCCGAAGATGTAG
- a CDS encoding flavodoxin family protein — translation MGKKILLVLFYVMLIVYAVLKGCQGCFYCRTHEGCDTKDKLSPMYEEIEQADGIVVGFPIYFGNIGGQSKQLIDRMYPMIGADFAPRYPGKKSCNDLFAGKY, via the coding sequence TTGGGGAAGAAAATCCTTTTAGTGCTGTTTTATGTGATGCTCATCGTCTATGCCGTTCTGAAAGGCTGCCAAGGCTGCTTCTACTGTCGAACTCACGAGGGCTGTGATACAAAGGATAAGCTGTCGCCTATGTACGAAGAAATAGAACAAGCGGATGGCATAGTGGTGGGCTTTCCAATCTATTTCGGCAATATCGGCGGACAATCCAAACAGTTAATTGACCGGATGTACCCCATGATCGGCGCAGATTTTGCTCCACGTTATCCTGGGAAAAAAAGCTGTAACGATTTATTCGCAGGCAAATATTGA
- a CDS encoding NAD-dependent epimerase/dehydratase family protein: protein MNILVFGGTRYFGIHMVEALIQKGHNITIATRGRKKDDFGNSVHRVVIERSSPKSIADAFNGKTFDVVCDSLAYCSNDVKYVLDSVHCKRYLMTSSASVYRLHVNTVENDFNPLEKSLKWCNRTDYPYDEVKRLAECALFQAYPSQSSVAVRLPFVIGRDDYTKRLYFYVEHIVKGIPMFIDDIDARMGFVSSDEAGRFLAFLAEQEYTGVINGSNGGTISLNDIIKYVEEKAGKNAILSKDGDVAPYNGEIDYSLNTEFASKLGFRFSPIKLFIYDLLNTFVEAVNSPNFA, encoded by the coding sequence ATGAATATATTAGTATTTGGCGGTACTAGATATTTCGGTATTCATATGGTTGAAGCGCTCATACAAAAAGGGCACAATATTACAATCGCTACAAGAGGACGAAAAAAAGATGATTTTGGAAATAGCGTTCATAGAGTGGTTATTGAGCGCTCATCACCCAAAAGCATAGCGGACGCATTTAACGGCAAAACTTTCGATGTGGTATGTGACAGCCTTGCTTATTGTTCTAACGATGTGAAATATGTATTGGATTCTGTACATTGCAAGCGCTATTTGATGACATCCTCAGCATCTGTATATCGACTGCATGTCAATACAGTAGAAAATGACTTTAACCCTCTCGAAAAGTCACTAAAATGGTGTAACAGAACAGATTACCCATATGATGAAGTCAAACGGCTTGCAGAATGTGCTTTATTTCAGGCATATCCGTCACAAAGCAGCGTGGCCGTACGGCTTCCATTTGTTATCGGAAGAGATGACTATACAAAGCGGCTGTATTTTTATGTTGAGCATATTGTAAAAGGGATCCCAATGTTTATTGACGACATAGATGCTCGGATGGGATTTGTTAGTTCAGATGAAGCAGGTAGATTTCTGGCCTTTTTGGCAGAGCAAGAGTATACAGGTGTAATTAACGGAAGCAATGGCGGAACGATATCGCTAAATGATATAATTAAATATGTCGAGGAAAAAGCAGGAAAGAACGCGATTTTATCAAAAGATGGTGACGTCGCTCCGTACAACGGTGAAATAGATTATAGTTTAAATACTGAGTTTGCATCAAAGTTGGGCTTTAGGTTCTCTCCCATAAAATTGTTTATATATGATTTGCTAAATACGTTTGTTGAGGCTGTAAATTCCCCGAACTTCGCATAA
- a CDS encoding iron-containing alcohol dehydrogenase: protein MENFTFYSPTYFVFGKGTEEQTGQYVKRYGGHKVLIHYGGGSIVRSGLLDRVKASLDAENVSYIELGGVKPNPRSGLIYKGIELARKEKVDFLLPIGGGSVIDSAKAIALGVPYDGDFWDFYCGKPVTEALPIAAIVTLAASGSEGSTDSVVTNEDGMYKRCADGDVLRPRFSIMNPELTTSLPPYQTASGITDIMSHCMERYFSHSKDVELTDRLLEAVMLTMIKEGRRVMADPGNYGARANIMWAAMVAHNNITGVGRQQDWGTHHMENELSTTYGCSHGAGLAILFPSWMTYAMKHQGVGRFVQYATRVWGCQMNFEDPETTAREGIAAFQKFVKSIGMPTAISEIGGKEEDIPGLARNMFHGAPNHGSFVKLTEEIAREIYRMAL from the coding sequence ATGGAAAATTTTACGTTTTACAGCCCTACATACTTTGTTTTCGGTAAAGGCACCGAAGAACAGACCGGACAGTATGTCAAGCGCTACGGCGGCCACAAGGTCCTGATCCATTACGGCGGCGGCTCTATTGTGAGGTCCGGCCTGCTTGACCGGGTGAAGGCTTCCCTGGATGCGGAGAACGTCTCTTATATCGAGCTGGGCGGCGTGAAGCCCAACCCCAGAAGCGGTTTGATTTATAAGGGAATCGAACTGGCGCGCAAGGAAAAAGTCGATTTTCTGCTGCCGATCGGCGGCGGCAGTGTTATCGACTCCGCAAAGGCCATTGCCCTGGGCGTTCCCTATGACGGGGATTTCTGGGACTTCTACTGCGGCAAGCCTGTGACGGAAGCCCTTCCCATCGCTGCGATTGTGACCCTGGCAGCCTCCGGCAGCGAAGGATCCACTGACTCCGTCGTCACCAATGAGGATGGTATGTATAAGAGATGCGCCGACGGCGATGTCCTCCGTCCCAGGTTCTCCATTATGAATCCTGAATTGACTACTTCGCTTCCTCCCTACCAGACGGCCAGCGGAATTACAGACATCATGTCTCATTGCATGGAGCGCTATTTCTCTCATTCCAAGGACGTGGAGCTGACGGACCGTCTCCTGGAGGCCGTCATGCTGACCATGATCAAAGAAGGCAGGCGCGTCATGGCCGATCCCGGCAACTATGGGGCGCGCGCCAATATCATGTGGGCGGCCATGGTGGCTCACAACAACATCACCGGCGTGGGCCGTCAGCAGGATTGGGGTACACACCATATGGAGAACGAGCTGTCTACCACTTACGGCTGCTCTCACGGTGCCGGACTGGCTATTTTGTTCCCGTCCTGGATGACCTACGCGATGAAACATCAGGGTGTTGGCCGTTTCGTACAATACGCGACCAGAGTCTGGGGGTGCCAGATGAACTTTGAAGATCCGGAGACCACGGCTAGGGAGGGTATCGCCGCGTTCCAGAAGTTTGTAAAATCCATCGGCATGCCCACTGCCATCAGTGAGATTGGCGGCAAGGAAGAGGACATCCCGGGCCTGGCCAGGAACATGTTCCACGGGGCTCCAAACCATGGCAGTTTCGTCAAGCTTACCGAGGAGATCGCCAGGGAGATTTATCGTATGGCGCTTTAA
- a CDS encoding sulfide/dihydroorotate dehydrogenase-like FAD/NAD-binding protein encodes MRKRYQIVKKRVLTPEISQISVHAPLIAAKAKAGQFIILRVDENGERIPLTISGVEEGLVIVIYQKVGATTLVLDQLNEGDCLHDFVGPLGQPTHIESYGRVAVVGGGLGCAIALPVARALTEAGNTVDLIGGFKTKDIVILEDEMSKACTALHLCTDDGTYGYHGFVTGKLEELIGGGVKFDHVFAIGPLLMMKFACKLTGKYRIPTTVSMNPIMVDGTGMCGGCRLTVGGETKFACVDGPDFDGHQVDFDEVIARNATYKDFEDRRKRKHFCRMEGGALHAEYADE; translated from the coding sequence GTGCGAAAGCGATATCAAATTGTGAAGAAAAGGGTATTGACGCCGGAGATCAGCCAGATCTCGGTCCATGCGCCGCTCATCGCCGCCAAGGCGAAAGCCGGACAGTTTATTATTCTGCGGGTGGACGAGAACGGGGAGCGCATCCCGCTGACTATTTCCGGTGTGGAGGAAGGACTTGTCATTGTGATTTACCAGAAAGTGGGCGCCACTACTCTGGTTCTGGATCAGCTGAACGAGGGAGACTGCCTGCATGATTTCGTCGGCCCCCTGGGGCAACCCACCCACATTGAAAGCTATGGAAGGGTGGCCGTGGTGGGAGGAGGCTTAGGCTGTGCCATTGCATTGCCGGTTGCCCGGGCCCTGACCGAGGCGGGAAACACGGTGGACCTGATTGGCGGATTCAAAACAAAGGACATTGTCATCCTGGAGGACGAGATGTCCAAGGCCTGTACTGCCCTGCACCTCTGCACAGACGACGGCACTTACGGATACCACGGTTTCGTCACGGGTAAGCTGGAGGAACTGATTGGCGGCGGAGTGAAATTCGACCATGTCTTTGCCATAGGGCCCTTGCTGATGATGAAATTTGCCTGTAAATTGACCGGAAAGTACCGTATCCCAACTACCGTCAGTATGAATCCCATCATGGTCGACGGCACCGGCATGTGCGGCGGGTGTCGCCTGACCGTAGGAGGGGAGACGAAATTCGCCTGCGTGGACGGTCCGGATTTCGACGGCCATCAGGTGGATTTTGACGAGGTTATCGCCCGGAACGCCACTTACAAAGACTTTGAAGATCGGCGGAAGAGAAAGCATTTCTGCCGCATGGAAGGGGGTGCCCTCCATGCTGAATATGCAGATGAATAA
- a CDS encoding APC family permease produces MSSKDPSLSKSLGPSHIWALGVGIVLVGQFMGWNFTIAKGGSLGSIIACWITGILYLSLVMINTEMGSVVPEAGGQYSMAKYFLGPLAAFNVGLMLVLQYIMLEAADALVVGQLLKTLSPDINPAPFVILSLLLFTYLNYHGMQATLNLNIVITGIAFITILMLLFSTKFYLPAGGLLHLSKLTNGLPFGWIGILGALQFGCWFYLGIEGTALAAGECRSTGRSLPVGAVIGMITLIISGTITWFICSGLVSADQLGKSTYPLYDAALATGKPLIIDVLFAGTMLSCLASANGCIADAGRAWYSMAKDTLIPQIFAKLHPKYRTPYRAILFLLPISIAFGFTGLLDHIITFSIMSALITYILTAVMMIKFRKMYPLGTIKRGYTAPWHPIPAILVALIAGATLFGMYFGYWIDLIAGAVFYLLASLWFVAHRSKSLDIRLFFLEGTKKWPRPKGY; encoded by the coding sequence GTGAGCAGCAAGGACCCAAGTTTGTCTAAAAGTCTTGGTCCGTCGCATATTTGGGCTTTGGGTGTGGGAATTGTCCTTGTCGGCCAGTTTATGGGGTGGAATTTCACCATAGCCAAAGGCGGTTCGTTAGGCTCGATCATTGCATGCTGGATCACCGGCATACTGTATCTATCTCTCGTGATGATCAATACGGAAATGGGGTCGGTGGTTCCCGAAGCAGGCGGGCAATACTCAATGGCCAAATATTTCCTCGGCCCGCTGGCTGCCTTTAACGTGGGGCTGATGCTCGTTTTGCAGTATATCATGCTGGAGGCCGCCGATGCGCTTGTCGTCGGACAGCTTTTAAAGACTTTGAGCCCGGATATAAATCCTGCTCCGTTCGTCATTTTAAGCCTTTTGCTGTTTACATATCTGAACTATCACGGGATGCAGGCTACGCTCAACTTAAATATTGTTATTACCGGAATCGCCTTTATAACGATTCTCATGCTTCTGTTCAGCACAAAATTCTATTTGCCGGCAGGAGGACTGCTCCATCTTTCCAAGCTGACCAACGGGCTGCCGTTCGGATGGATCGGGATTCTGGGTGCCCTGCAATTTGGCTGCTGGTTTTATCTTGGGATTGAGGGCACCGCCCTCGCGGCCGGCGAATGCCGCTCGACAGGGCGTTCTTTGCCAGTGGGCGCCGTCATAGGCATGATCACGTTAATTATAAGCGGGACAATCACCTGGTTTATCTGCTCCGGACTGGTAAGCGCCGATCAGTTGGGCAAATCGACCTATCCGCTATACGATGCCGCACTCGCCACGGGAAAGCCTCTTATCATAGACGTTTTATTCGCGGGCACGATGTTGTCATGCCTGGCCAGCGCGAACGGCTGTATCGCGGACGCGGGCAGAGCATGGTATTCCATGGCGAAAGATACGCTCATTCCTCAAATATTTGCAAAACTGCATCCCAAGTACCGGACCCCTTACCGGGCGATCCTGTTTTTACTTCCTATCTCGATTGCGTTCGGCTTTACGGGCCTGCTCGACCATATTATTACGTTTTCGATCATGTCCGCGCTTATTACATACATTCTTACAGCTGTAATGATGATTAAATTCAGGAAAATGTATCCTCTGGGAACAATAAAAAGAGGCTATACCGCTCCATGGCATCCCATACCTGCAATCCTTGTGGCACTGATTGCAGGAGCAACGCTGTTTGGAATGTATTTCGGTTATTGGATCGACCTGATAGCGGGCGCGGTGTTTTATCTGCTGGCATCATTGTGGTTTGTTGCACACCGGTCAAAATCTCTGGATATCCGTTTATTCTTTTTGGAAGGCACCAAAAAATGGCCCCGTCCGAAAGGGTACTGA
- a CDS encoding sigma-54 interaction domain-containing protein yields MTSENVMETLSQCGLGAMLIDGEDRILAINDAGFQLMRGKGELGASLREIVPVFCGKEPSKEYWNIDFGEYLLQCPTPEVTDLAPNTRMIVFRNARNDACHDMLMCIINQVSDSVILCDEQGRVFLLNDAAVQMESLLQQEVSGRHLHDLYKVLNENDLEIPRVMEERRPRLNIRQRYVTWHGKEVDVVDDSYPIIMSGKVLGGFSVMKDWTQVDELHRQVIELQGKLLGQNAAGGNNKKSFLSAKYQFKDIIYSSAVMFDVVKKSKMSAKSDSSVMIYGETGTGKELFAQSIHNASRRANDPFLAINCAAIPENLLESLLFGTEKGAYTGAERRAGLLEQANGGTLLLDEINSMPLPLQPKLLRVIQDGLIWRVGGVSAIHVDVRIISNINIPPWQAVKEKKLRPDLLYRLGVINLTVPPLRERAEDIPLFAKHFILEFNKILLKNIKGINSDVMEVFRAYSWPGNVRELQHAIEYAMNILPDDALEITRDVIPDHILNGIPELGFSESNEERAINPSSYQTIHDMERDMLVKKLKENNRNISKTARALGISRQDLQYRIKRNNIDINEMK; encoded by the coding sequence ATGACGAGTGAAAATGTGATGGAAACGCTCTCTCAATGCGGGCTTGGCGCAATGCTGATCGACGGTGAAGATCGGATTCTTGCAATCAATGACGCCGGGTTTCAGCTTATGCGGGGAAAAGGAGAATTGGGGGCTTCATTACGGGAAATCGTTCCTGTTTTTTGTGGAAAAGAGCCATCAAAGGAATATTGGAATATTGATTTTGGAGAATATCTGCTGCAGTGTCCAACACCCGAAGTAACCGATCTGGCACCAAATACACGTATGATTGTTTTTCGAAACGCAAGAAACGACGCCTGCCATGACATGCTGATGTGCATTATCAATCAGGTGAGCGATTCTGTGATCCTGTGCGATGAGCAGGGACGGGTTTTTTTGCTCAACGATGCCGCCGTCCAGATGGAATCTCTTTTGCAGCAGGAGGTATCCGGAAGGCACCTGCACGACCTTTATAAAGTACTCAACGAAAATGATCTGGAAATTCCGCGCGTGATGGAAGAACGCCGGCCCCGCTTGAACATTCGGCAGCGTTACGTCACCTGGCACGGAAAAGAAGTGGACGTTGTCGACGATTCATACCCTATTATTATGAGCGGCAAGGTCCTGGGCGGCTTCAGCGTGATGAAAGACTGGACTCAGGTCGATGAACTGCACAGACAGGTAATTGAATTACAAGGGAAGCTACTGGGACAAAATGCTGCCGGAGGAAATAATAAAAAAAGTTTTTTATCAGCCAAGTATCAGTTCAAAGATATCATTTACAGCAGCGCGGTGATGTTTGATGTCGTCAAAAAAAGCAAAATGAGTGCCAAGTCTGACTCCAGTGTCATGATTTACGGAGAAACCGGAACCGGAAAAGAACTGTTTGCTCAGAGTATTCATAACGCGAGCCGGCGTGCCAATGACCCGTTTTTGGCAATTAACTGCGCAGCCATTCCGGAAAACCTGTTGGAATCGCTTCTGTTCGGCACTGAAAAAGGCGCCTATACGGGAGCTGAACGCAGGGCCGGGCTGCTTGAACAGGCCAACGGCGGGACCCTGCTTTTGGACGAGATCAACTCGATGCCTCTTCCGCTTCAGCCCAAACTGCTGCGGGTAATACAGGACGGCCTAATTTGGCGGGTTGGCGGGGTATCTGCAATCCATGTGGACGTCAGAATCATTTCAAATATCAATATTCCACCCTGGCAGGCTGTAAAAGAGAAGAAATTGCGGCCGGATCTGCTTTACCGGTTGGGCGTAATCAATCTTACGGTCCCGCCGCTAAGAGAGCGGGCGGAAGATATTCCATTGTTTGCCAAGCACTTCATCCTTGAATTTAATAAGATTTTGTTAAAAAACATCAAGGGGATCAATTCGGACGTAATGGAGGTATTCCGCGCATATAGCTGGCCGGGGAATGTGCGTGAGCTTCAGCATGCGATCGAGTATGCCATGAACATTTTGCCGGATGACGCACTGGAAATCACCAGAGACGTTATCCCGGACCATATTTTAAATGGAATACCGGAATTGGGATTTTCTGAATCTAACGAAGAAAGAGCGATAAATCCGTCATCGTATCAAACAATCCACGATATGGAACGAGACATGCTGGTTAAAAAGCTGAAAGAGAATAACAGAAATATCTCCAAAACAGCCCGCGCATTGGGAATCAGCAGACAGGATCTGCAATACCGGATCAAACGGAACAATATCGATATCAATGAAATGAAGTAG
- a CDS encoding alanine/glycine:cation symporter family protein: MDFASFIFKVDNMLWATPLIALIFITSICYCIAMKFGTVRHWRLQWKLLKSGGGSVEGISPFETFCTVVAYRVAVGNIGGVMVAIMYGGPGAPFWMIITALLTSAIAYAENSLGQIYKVRQDGQYRSGPYNYMERGLGWRPLAIVFALLALIGVPLIVTGPSANNIGMAFQNSLGISPAISGAVVAVMLFLVISGGVRRIAKFSTIIVPIMTVVYAILTIIVLVANGSKIPGLLSLIFTSAFSTHAVFGGLFGAAFSYGVKRAVNSSGSGFGETPPSAGAAECAHPATQGIVNASSVYIDVTVCLCSAVMALITDCFNVLGPDGTYMYIGKGSPVMASQAATGTAGVVWVQEAANTVMPHIGGFIVALSLVFFAFSTCIAYYYEGESALAYLARSKSQEARNKMIWVIRIIMPVTFFIWANITASTAWAISEVMFGIMAWVNGIALVFLFPKVVKVYSDYVEQRKKGVEEPYFNPQKLGIKNVDVWMDINKEQIEKDKRQEARTEAENPSFHPDNQPDL, translated from the coding sequence ATGGATTTTGCATCGTTCATTTTTAAAGTTGACAACATGCTATGGGCAACCCCGCTTATCGCGCTGATATTTATTACGAGTATCTGCTACTGCATTGCGATGAAGTTCGGCACTGTGAGACACTGGAGGCTGCAGTGGAAACTGCTGAAATCCGGCGGCGGGTCTGTGGAAGGCATTTCTCCGTTTGAGACCTTTTGCACGGTGGTAGCGTACCGCGTCGCGGTCGGCAACATCGGCGGCGTCATGGTCGCGATCATGTACGGCGGACCCGGCGCTCCCTTCTGGATGATTATCACCGCGCTGCTGACCTCCGCCATCGCCTACGCGGAGAACAGCCTTGGCCAGATCTACAAGGTCCGTCAGGACGGCCAGTACCGCAGCGGTCCGTACAACTATATGGAAAGGGGACTCGGCTGGAGGCCGCTGGCAATCGTTTTCGCTCTGCTGGCCCTGATCGGCGTGCCTCTGATCGTCACCGGACCCAGCGCAAACAACATCGGCATGGCATTCCAGAACAGCCTGGGCATTAGCCCGGCAATCTCCGGCGCAGTCGTGGCGGTCATGCTGTTCCTGGTTATCTCCGGCGGCGTGCGCAGAATTGCAAAGTTTTCGACCATCATTGTTCCGATCATGACGGTCGTCTATGCGATTTTGACCATTATTGTTCTGGTGGCGAACGGCAGCAAGATCCCCGGCCTGCTCAGCCTGATTTTCACCAGCGCCTTCAGTACCCATGCCGTTTTCGGCGGCCTGTTCGGCGCGGCGTTCTCTTACGGCGTGAAGCGTGCCGTTAACTCCAGCGGCTCCGGTTTCGGCGAGACGCCTCCGTCCGCAGGTGCGGCAGAGTGCGCGCATCCCGCTACTCAGGGCATCGTCAACGCATCCTCTGTTTACATCGACGTGACGGTCTGTCTGTGCTCTGCGGTGATGGCTCTGATCACCGACTGCTTCAACGTCCTTGGCCCGGACGGCACCTACATGTACATTGGCAAAGGCTCCCCCGTCATGGCAAGCCAGGCTGCCACCGGAACCGCGGGCGTGGTGTGGGTTCAGGAGGCTGCCAATACCGTTATGCCTCATATCGGCGGCTTCATCGTCGCGCTGTCACTGGTGTTCTTCGCGTTCTCGACCTGCATCGCCTATTATTATGAGGGCGAGTCCGCCTTGGCATATCTGGCCAGGAGCAAGAGCCAGGAAGCCCGCAATAAGATGATCTGGGTCATCCGCATCATCATGCCGGTTACGTTCTTTATCTGGGCGAACATCACGGCATCCACCGCCTGGGCGATCAGCGAGGTTATGTTCGGCATCATGGCGTGGGTCAACGGCATCGCGCTGGTCTTCCTGTTCCCTAAGGTCGTGAAGGTGTACAGCGACTATGTGGAACAGCGCAAGAAAGGCGTAGAAGAGCCGTACTTCAACCCCCAGAAGCTGGGTATTAAAAATGTGGATGTATGGATGGACATAAATAAAGAACAAATTGAGAAGGATAAGCGGCAGGAAGCCCGGACGGAGGCGGAAAATCCATCATTCCATCCGGATAACCAACCTGATTTATAA
- a CDS encoding sugar phosphate isomerase/epimerase family protein: MKNAKRQFKLGMHSYTLHLSGCGESWGFQTYGEHHAFEKVLSFDKLLDLAVEVGLDVLHITLVDLDNDLSPEHLAAVKANAEKHGLDLELNISFNAPSDPRVNATVEEALRVGHAIGAKLVKFSLDTEHPKPASHSCMCPEVMVQLCDRYEQFKKNIPLMEKYNMKVAIENHCDTFADEVIWLVKQLAHPLIGACCDTINCLVLMEGIEECVRKMAPYCYCVHFCDNRIVTDPDGTHSLGTAIGQGDVDCLKIMQILRAEAPEELDTIDLEIELPLSGYSIEEGRKLELKSLKESIEYMHNVLDIGVRGR; encoded by the coding sequence ATGAAAAATGCAAAACGGCAATTTAAGTTAGGCATGCATAGTTATACCCTTCACCTGAGCGGCTGCGGCGAGAGTTGGGGGTTCCAGACCTATGGAGAACATCACGCCTTTGAGAAAGTGCTCTCTTTTGACAAATTGTTGGATTTGGCTGTGGAGGTTGGGCTGGACGTACTGCATATCACCCTGGTGGATCTGGACAACGATTTGAGTCCGGAGCATCTGGCAGCCGTTAAGGCAAATGCCGAAAAGCACGGCCTGGATCTGGAGCTGAACATATCCTTCAATGCCCCCAGCGATCCCCGGGTCAACGCCACGGTGGAGGAAGCTCTGAGGGTAGGCCATGCCATCGGTGCCAAACTGGTAAAGTTCAGCCTGGACACGGAACATCCCAAGCCCGCCAGCCACTCCTGCATGTGCCCGGAGGTCATGGTTCAGCTGTGTGACCGCTATGAACAGTTCAAGAAAAATATTCCCCTGATGGAAAAGTACAACATGAAGGTAGCGATCGAAAACCACTGCGATACCTTTGCCGACGAAGTTATCTGGCTTGTGAAACAACTGGCCCATCCCCTGATCGGCGCCTGCTGCGATACCATCAACTGCCTGGTTCTGATGGAGGGAATCGAGGAGTGCGTGCGCAAGATGGCTCCTTACTGCTACTGCGTCCACTTCTGCGACAACAGGATCGTCACCGACCCGGACGGCACTCATTCCTTGGGCACCGCCATCGGTCAGGGCGACGTGGACTGCTTGAAGATTATGCAGATTTTGCGGGCCGAGGCCCCCGAGGAGCTGGATACCATCGACCTGGAGATCGAACTGCCGCTGAGCGGCTACAGCATCGAAGAGGGGAGGAAACTGGAGCTAAAGAGCCTTAAGGAGAGCATCGAGTATATGCACAACGTTCTGGACATCGGCGTGCGCGGCCGGTAA
- a CDS encoding AraC family transcriptional regulator, giving the protein MKIRVGNSEYEVTRGELCFIPAGMAHRCDYLGKLLVINLSGDISENRDAALLSNPMIVPMREQVTQLVELIQTELRQNPDSRSVRYLYSYLYSKLIENCASPSIRYIGEHYDRPITVNQLAEIESYNVTYYNSWFKQQTGFSPSFYLRRIRIDRAKELLEGTSFSVMEIAVMVGYSSNSTFTRAFHGITGMTPKAYRDCPCFKRIG; this is encoded by the coding sequence ATGAAAATCCGGGTAGGAAATTCTGAATACGAGGTGACACGCGGGGAGCTCTGCTTTATTCCGGCCGGCATGGCTCACCGGTGCGATTATCTGGGTAAACTGCTGGTCATCAATCTCTCCGGAGACATTTCAGAAAACCGGGACGCCGCGCTGCTGTCAAACCCGATGATTGTCCCTATGCGCGAACAGGTTACGCAACTGGTGGAGTTAATCCAGACGGAACTGAGACAGAACCCCGACAGCAGATCGGTGCGCTACTTGTACAGCTATCTGTACAGTAAGCTGATTGAGAACTGTGCCTCGCCGTCGATCCGCTATATCGGTGAGCATTATGATCGGCCTATTACCGTCAATCAGCTGGCGGAGATTGAAAGCTACAATGTTACTTATTATAATAGCTGGTTCAAGCAGCAGACCGGTTTTTCTCCCAGCTTTTATCTGCGCCGCATCCGGATTGATCGGGCAAAAGAGCTGTTGGAAGGGACCAGTTTCAGTGTAATGGAAATTGCAGTCATGGTGGGATACAGCAGCAACTCCACATTTACCCGCGCTTTCCACGGTATCACTGGTATGACCCCCAAAGCATATCGGGATTGCCCCTGTTTCAAAAGAATCGGCTGA